In one window of Coleofasciculus chthonoplastes PCC 7420 DNA:
- a CDS encoding stage II sporulation protein M, which yields MNIQRWIARREPNWKRLDTLLRQVEKKGLKSLQAGEIRELASLYRSVSADLARARTNPVGTLLVQDLQRLTSRGYNQIYQGSRRQEWQAVWQFCRWGFPEVVQRTWGYTAIATAIFLGAALVAWWLAWTDPVFMSLVVPDHLIEKVRDRGELWMGSIVGIEPLASSNIMINNIRVSFGAVAGGITAGAYTIFLMAFNGLHIGAVATLVGQNNLAYPFWAFVFPHGSLELPAIFLAGGAGLLIGRGILFPGQYRRVDAIKVYGSQAAQLVFGIVPMLIIAGIIEGFFSPSPLVPDLIKYVAGVGLFTLFVLYVTRPLSPNL from the coding sequence ATGAATATTCAACGTTGGATTGCGCGGCGAGAACCCAATTGGAAGCGGTTGGATACTCTGTTGCGGCAAGTGGAAAAAAAAGGGTTAAAGTCATTACAGGCGGGGGAAATTAGGGAACTGGCGAGTTTATATCGTTCGGTATCGGCAGATTTAGCCCGGGCGAGAACCAACCCGGTGGGAACTCTCCTGGTGCAAGATTTACAACGGTTGACCTCTCGCGGCTATAACCAAATTTATCAAGGTTCTCGACGTCAGGAATGGCAAGCGGTGTGGCAGTTTTGTCGCTGGGGGTTTCCAGAGGTAGTGCAGCGCACCTGGGGTTACACTGCCATAGCTACAGCAATTTTTTTGGGGGCGGCGCTAGTGGCGTGGTGGTTGGCTTGGACTGATCCGGTGTTTATGTCGCTGGTGGTTCCGGATCACTTGATCGAGAAGGTGCGCGATCGCGGAGAATTATGGATGGGTTCGATTGTGGGTATTGAACCCTTAGCCTCTAGCAATATTATGATTAACAATATTCGCGTCTCCTTTGGCGCGGTTGCAGGTGGCATTACGGCGGGCGCTTATACGATCTTCTTGATGGCATTCAACGGATTGCATATTGGTGCTGTCGCCACCTTAGTCGGTCAAAATAATTTAGCATATCCCTTTTGGGCGTTTGTATTCCCCCATGGTTCCCTGGAACTTCCTGCCATTTTCCTCGCTGGGGGTGCAGGCTTGTTAATCGGTCGAGGAATTCTGTTTCCTGGACAATATCGTCGGGTGGATGCGATTAAAGTGTATGGGTCTCAAGCCGCCCAGTTAGTCTTTGGCATTGTACCCATGCTGATTATTGCTGGGATTATTGAAGGCTTTTTCTCGCCGAGTCCTCTGGTTCCTGATTTGATTAAATATGTGGCTGGCGTGGGACTATTTACCCTGTTTGTCCTTTACGTTACTCGTCCCTTAAGCCCTAATCTGTAA
- a CDS encoding AAA-like domain-containing protein: MTFDIDDAIQMANQAISRSAHRSLTDVEVIVLKGAWQRQDYDEIAAKHQYSTSYISQDVAPKLWRLLTKSLGEKVKKNNFKQVLEQHWKQHQFFDASLNSSSQSQNPYLSRPKQFQSFAPDYYVERSPLETTCSQTLLQPGALVRIKAPSLMGKTLLVNRVLAELATQGYRTASLSFKLADSKIHFTHLDKFLRWFCINLSRELGLPNALDEYWDEEDMGSKVSCTTYFEDYLLASGNNPIALCLDDVHLLFAYPEIYEDFFGLLRSWYEKARSRKRWQLLRLIIVHSTDVYIRLNINQSPFNVGLPIELADFTLEQIQEFAQNYGLKPDLSYLQPLINMIGGHPYLVERAFTHLKNDPNMTLEQLLATAPTDAGIYASHLRENWLYLQSHPQLAEAFKTVVTTKTPVQLEPMQAYQLHSIGLVKRSGNKVEPRCDLYRQYFCNH, from the coding sequence ATGACATTTGATATCGATGACGCCATTCAAATGGCGAACCAAGCCATATCCCGCAGCGCTCACCGCAGCTTAACTGATGTAGAAGTCATTGTCCTCAAAGGAGCATGGCAACGTCAGGACTATGATGAAATTGCTGCTAAACATCAATATTCCACCAGCTATATTAGTCAAGATGTTGCCCCGAAGCTGTGGAGACTCTTAACCAAATCTTTAGGAGAGAAAGTGAAAAAAAATAACTTCAAACAAGTATTGGAACAACATTGGAAACAACACCAGTTTTTCGATGCTTCCTTGAATTCAAGTTCTCAATCCCAAAACCCTTATCTTTCTCGCCCAAAACAGTTCCAATCCTTCGCCCCTGACTACTATGTAGAACGCTCTCCCCTGGAAACCACCTGTTCTCAAACCCTCTTACAACCTGGTGCATTAGTGCGGATTAAAGCACCCAGTTTAATGGGTAAAACCTTACTCGTAAATCGGGTATTAGCTGAATTAGCAACTCAAGGCTACCGCACCGCTAGTTTAAGCTTTAAGCTAGCTGATAGTAAGATTCATTTTACTCATCTGGATAAATTCTTACGCTGGTTTTGTATCAATCTCTCGCGTGAACTCGGTTTACCCAATGCCTTAGATGAGTATTGGGATGAAGAGGATATGGGGTCTAAAGTCAGTTGTACTACCTACTTTGAAGACTATCTCTTAGCTTCAGGGAATAATCCCATCGCCTTGTGCTTAGATGATGTACATTTACTCTTCGCCTATCCCGAAATTTATGAAGACTTTTTTGGACTCCTGCGTTCCTGGTATGAAAAAGCTAGGAGTCGCAAACGGTGGCAACTATTGCGTTTAATTATCGTCCATTCCACTGATGTTTACATTCGCCTCAATATTAATCAATCACCATTTAATGTTGGCTTACCCATTGAACTTGCTGACTTTACCTTAGAGCAGATACAAGAGTTTGCCCAAAACTATGGACTAAAGCCCGATTTGAGTTACCTTCAACCCTTAATCAACATGATCGGAGGACACCCTTATTTAGTCGAACGCGCCTTTACTCACCTAAAAAATGACCCCAACATGACCCTTGAACAACTCTTAGCCACTGCGCCAACAGACGCAGGAATTTATGCTAGTCATTTGCGAGAAAATTGGTTGTATTTACAGTCTCATCCTCAACTAGCAGAGGCGTTTAAAACCGTTGTTACGACTAAAACGCCTGTACAACTTGAACCCATGCAAGCCTATCAACTTCATAGTATAGGTTTAGTCAAACGGTCGGGAAATAAGGTCGAACCCCGCTGTGATTTATATCGTCAATATTTCTGCAATCATTAA
- a CDS encoding DUF928 domain-containing protein — translation MNIFKFRLIPRRQPVLAIGMIVSLMTNLSPATAQVESSNTIFEPISIPSLLPNLPPDDDTPQTNHGTGTRGDCEYNEGDLLLTRMAGGKNFQLTVSEYPTFWVYVPYGSDKVSSGEFSIQHGEDDLYRTTFKLPATPGIVSVTIPKTEKPLEIGKTYRWYFEMSCPRSTQAPQAATRLAPASLTGFVRRVSQPPELEAELNQAKNPLERVAAYASHDIWYDMLTELAQLRLQYPDNATLESIWLELLGDERIGLKEIEQEPIAGSVIPSDVITNSQSE, via the coding sequence ATGAACATTTTCAAATTTAGGCTTATCCCTCGACGCCAACCCGTATTAGCAATTGGCATGATCGTTAGTCTAATGACTAATCTTTCCCCAGCGACGGCACAGGTTGAGTCGTCGAATACTATTTTTGAGCCAATATCGATTCCCTCTCTTTTGCCCAATTTACCCCCTGATGATGATACTCCTCAAACCAACCATGGCACCGGTACCCGTGGTGACTGCGAATACAATGAAGGAGATCTCCTCCTGACGCGAATGGCGGGTGGTAAGAATTTCCAGTTAACCGTGAGTGAATATCCCACCTTTTGGGTTTATGTCCCCTACGGTTCAGACAAAGTATCCTCTGGAGAATTTTCTATTCAACATGGGGAAGATGATCTTTATCGTACCACCTTTAAACTGCCAGCCACACCAGGAATTGTTAGTGTAACGATTCCTAAAACAGAAAAACCGTTAGAAATAGGTAAGACGTATCGCTGGTATTTTGAAATGAGTTGTCCTCGTTCAACACAAGCCCCGCAAGCCGCAACTCGACTGGCTCCAGCATCACTGACTGGGTTTGTGCGACGAGTTTCCCAACCTCCTGAACTGGAGGCTGAATTAAATCAGGCAAAAAATCCTTTAGAACGAGTCGCCGCTTACGCCAGTCATGATATTTGGTACGATATGCTCACAGAATTGGCTCAATTACGCTTGCAATACCCTGACAATGCCACATTGGAAAGTATCTGGCTAGAACTCTTGGGAGATGAACGAATTGGATTAAAAGAAATTGAACAAGAACCCATTGCTGGTAGTGTGATACCGAGCGATGTTATAACCAATTCCCAATCAGAATAA
- a CDS encoding CHASE2 domain-containing protein produces the protein MGADELNRADRYHLGGSLSADAPTYVVRKADSELYNGLLAGDYCYVLNSRQMGKSSLRIRTMCKLKAQGIACAEIELNGIGSQQISAQQWYGGIIQELISGFDLQVNRRNWLREYEDLSPVQRLGKFLETVLLAQIPQNIVIFIDEIDSVLGLSFPADDFFALIRNCYDKRAAKPDYKRLTFALLGVATPSDLIQDKHATPFNIGRAIELKGFQVHESAALIQGLVGRVSCPQAVLSEVLYWTGGQPFLTQKFCWLLVNRCNQEQNGLCTIPENEAPRWVEQFVQTQIIENWEAQDEPEHLRTIRDRLLGQPHCCQQSLQIYRIILEQGSVEAKNSPEHIELRLSGLVNKHQGNLVVYNPIYQAVFNLDWIEKHCPKERILAIVFTDVESFSTKMAADEKHTLALLQRDFQLIRKCCEQFSGEILKGLGDGWLMRFDSAENAVDCAIAIQQAIKTAAANLPKRDILRHRIGIHLGEVFFLQNDFGVSPSRNFINTYQDDVMGNVVNVAARLQTEAPAGGICISQTVYEAVQDHLNGVKDQQQLQITKAGERLLKNIPRPIPVYIITLDPYLQPWWWKILILLITAAIATGLVVGVRSRGGLESWELQVFDHLMRLQPQEKPDERLLIVEITEKDVQAQPPEERVGASLSDRALAQLLAKLESYQPQTIGLDIYRDRPVEDNYPELAQAMKKSDRLFTICHYGNPGVVPPPEVSGERQGFNNVVLDTDDILRRHLLAVSDASPCQNQYAFSIQVAGHYLVAQGIEPHLNSDGYLQLGSTVFKTLDTNPGGYSTINSSGHQILLNYRATNQIAEKITLTDVLNGQLNPEQVKNRIVLIGTTAPSFNDHRWFTPYSKGQGTVQTMTGIEIQAQMVSQILSAVLDQRSLIWWWSEPIEILWICGWSLIGGLLTHNSRSPRGFLVRGGVAIAILYGSGWVLFLQGGWIPLVPAALALVMTGGVLIVFSRFNF, from the coding sequence ATGGGAGCGGATGAACTCAACAGGGCTGATCGGTATCATCTGGGTGGAAGCTTATCCGCTGATGCACCAACTTATGTAGTCAGAAAAGCAGATTCTGAACTCTATAACGGTTTATTAGCCGGAGACTATTGCTATGTCCTCAATTCTCGGCAAATGGGAAAATCATCCCTGCGAATCCGTACCATGTGCAAACTGAAAGCTCAAGGAATTGCCTGTGCCGAAATTGAATTGAATGGTATTGGTAGTCAACAGATTAGCGCCCAGCAATGGTACGGTGGGATTATCCAAGAATTAATTAGTGGGTTCGATTTACAAGTGAATCGACGTAACTGGTTACGGGAGTATGAGGATCTCTCCCCGGTGCAGCGTTTGGGCAAATTCCTGGAAACAGTATTGCTGGCACAGATTCCCCAAAACATCGTTATTTTTATCGATGAAATTGATAGTGTTTTGGGATTGAGCTTTCCGGCTGATGATTTTTTTGCCTTGATTCGTAACTGTTATGATAAACGGGCAGCTAAACCTGACTACAAACGTCTTACCTTTGCCTTATTGGGAGTCGCCACGCCATCGGATTTAATTCAAGACAAACATGCGACACCTTTTAATATTGGTCGAGCAATTGAATTGAAGGGGTTTCAAGTTCACGAAAGCGCGGCTTTAATTCAAGGGTTAGTCGGACGAGTTAGCTGTCCCCAAGCTGTATTAAGCGAGGTATTATATTGGACAGGAGGTCAACCGTTTCTCACCCAGAAATTCTGTTGGCTTCTGGTGAATCGTTGTAATCAGGAACAGAATGGACTCTGCACAATTCCTGAAAATGAAGCCCCGCGATGGGTGGAACAGTTTGTGCAAACGCAGATCATTGAAAATTGGGAAGCCCAAGATGAACCGGAACATCTGAGAACGATTCGCGATCGCCTGCTGGGGCAACCTCACTGTTGTCAACAATCACTCCAGATTTATCGAATTATTTTAGAACAGGGAAGTGTTGAGGCGAAAAATAGTCCTGAACATATCGAATTGCGGTTATCGGGATTAGTGAATAAACACCAAGGCAACTTAGTGGTTTATAATCCGATTTATCAAGCCGTTTTTAATCTTGATTGGATTGAAAAGCATTGTCCCAAAGAACGGATTCTTGCCATCGTTTTTACCGATGTGGAATCATTCTCGACAAAAATGGCAGCCGATGAGAAGCATACCTTGGCACTTCTCCAAAGGGATTTTCAGCTTATCCGTAAATGCTGTGAGCAGTTTTCCGGCGAGATACTCAAAGGGTTGGGAGATGGGTGGTTGATGCGCTTTGATAGTGCAGAAAACGCTGTTGATTGCGCGATCGCGATCCAACAAGCCATCAAAACCGCTGCGGCGAATTTACCCAAGCGTGACATTCTCCGCCATCGCATTGGTATCCACCTGGGGGAAGTATTTTTCTTGCAAAATGATTTCGGTGTTTCACCCTCCCGTAATTTTATCAACACCTATCAGGATGATGTGATGGGTAATGTGGTGAATGTGGCGGCGCGGCTGCAAACCGAAGCACCAGCAGGCGGGATTTGTATTTCCCAAACCGTCTATGAAGCCGTTCAGGATCATCTGAATGGAGTGAAGGATCAGCAACAGCTTCAGATTACGAAAGCCGGAGAACGCCTGTTAAAGAATATTCCCCGACCTATCCCCGTTTATATTATTACCCTTGATCCATACCTGCAACCCTGGTGGTGGAAAATACTCATCCTCTTGATCACAGCCGCGATCGCAACAGGTTTGGTTGTAGGAGTGCGATCGCGCGGTGGGTTGGAGTCTTGGGAACTTCAAGTCTTTGATCACCTGATGCGGTTACAACCCCAGGAAAAACCCGATGAACGACTTTTAATTGTGGAGATTACCGAAAAAGACGTTCAGGCTCAACCCCCTGAAGAACGAGTGGGTGCGTCTCTCTCAGATCGCGCCTTGGCTCAACTCCTTGCCAAATTAGAGTCGTATCAACCCCAAACCATTGGCTTAGACATTTATCGCGATCGCCCAGTAGAGGACAACTATCCAGAGTTAGCCCAAGCCATGAAAAAGAGCGATCGCTTGTTTACTATTTGCCATTACGGTAATCCTGGCGTTGTACCGCCACCGGAAGTGTCAGGGGAACGACAAGGGTTTAATAATGTTGTCCTCGATACCGATGATATTCTGCGTCGTCATCTTCTCGCGGTTTCTGACGCCTCACCCTGTCAAAATCAATATGCTTTTAGTATACAGGTTGCTGGTCATTACCTAGTCGCCCAAGGAATTGAGCCACACCTGAATTCTGACGGGTATCTTCAGCTTGGCTCAACCGTATTTAAAACCTTAGATACAAACCCTGGAGGCTACTCGACTATCAATTCCAGTGGTCACCAAATCTTACTCAATTACCGCGCCACGAATCAGATTGCTGAGAAAATTACGCTCACAGACGTTCTCAATGGTCAACTCAATCCTGAACAGGTAAAAAATCGTATTGTTCTAATTGGTACCACGGCTCCCAGTTTTAACGATCATCGTTGGTTCACTCCCTACAGTAAAGGACAAGGAACCGTTCAAACCATGACCGGGATAGAAATTCAAGCCCAGATGGTCAGTCAAATTCTCAGTGCTGTTTTAGATCAGCGATCGCTGATCTGGTGGTGGTCAGAACCCATTGAGATCCTCTGGATTTGCGGCTGGTCTTTAATCGGCGGACTCCTCACCCACAATTCTCGTTCACCGCGAGGGTTTCTGGTTCGAGGCGGAGTCGCGATCGCTATTTTATACGGAAGCGGCTGGGTTCTTTTCCTGCAAGGGGGTTGGATACCCCTCGTTCCCGCTGCTTTAGCCTTGGTTATGACTGGCGGTGTACTCATTGTTTTCTCTCGATTTAATTTTTAG
- a CDS encoding protein kinase domain-containing protein, with translation MTDLILSGRYRVIRQLGAGGFGTTFLSEDQQLPGHPWCVVKQLKPKTTDPAMLQTARRLFNTEAEVLYKLGNHEQIPRLFAHFEENQEFYLVQEFIEGDSLSKLLPQGKPLKEAIVIRLLQEILMILEFVHQHQVIHRDLKPANIIKRKSDNKIVLIDFGAVKQISTQPVETHEPTALTIAIGSAGYMPNEQLAGKPRFSSDIYAVGMIGLQALTGSHPKQLPQDPETSEFSWRNQLNISPGLGYVIDKMVRYDFRQRYPSVTAVLADLNNLSHYNSGIITFPAGKGNLGQRGKTPASKLTDMPTRMLKKTSGATGQSGMRNSAQSLTGTGENSAATSRKHPRNSAVNNPTSETNLDNQDATAQWDYAPDAPTQIIKDESEASPRRAVASKSNPSKSFSPAKKPIQSNWFNLLNGKKAKWIAAVGLLIVGVAVTPFYVYWQQRPFSNQVSSPSTDTANDSESTVSENQNTAKSTLSPNEPQPILPTHTILTPSPLPPIDLAGELEAKSFINSVNKSQQIFYLQHEKFASSFEELAIPLQSQPESYQYQIVSANQQEALVTAQAKKPDLRSYTGAVFVTGESTSDQICQTNQPSKTPPSQPEVVENTIQCPAGSSPPSEASNQS, from the coding sequence ATGACCGATCTTATACTTAGTGGGCGCTACCGCGTTATTCGTCAGCTTGGGGCAGGTGGGTTTGGAACCACCTTTCTCTCAGAAGATCAACAATTACCAGGTCATCCTTGGTGTGTTGTCAAGCAACTGAAGCCAAAAACCACTGATCCGGCGATGTTGCAGACAGCAAGACGTTTATTTAATACCGAAGCCGAGGTTCTGTACAAATTAGGAAACCATGAGCAAATTCCACGACTGTTTGCTCACTTTGAAGAAAATCAAGAATTTTATTTAGTCCAAGAGTTTATCGAAGGTGATAGTCTATCTAAACTTTTACCCCAGGGTAAGCCATTAAAAGAAGCAATTGTTATTCGGCTATTACAAGAGATTTTAATGATTCTGGAATTTGTTCACCAGCATCAAGTGATTCACCGGGATCTCAAACCCGCCAATATCATCAAACGCAAATCCGATAATAAAATTGTTTTAATTGATTTTGGCGCGGTTAAACAAATCAGTACTCAACCTGTGGAAACTCATGAACCAACGGCGCTGACGATTGCCATTGGTTCAGCCGGCTATATGCCCAATGAACAATTAGCCGGAAAACCTCGCTTTAGCAGTGATATCTATGCGGTGGGGATGATTGGTCTCCAAGCCTTGACCGGATCACACCCCAAACAATTGCCCCAAGACCCTGAAACCAGTGAATTTAGCTGGCGCAATCAACTCAATATTAGCCCAGGACTTGGTTATGTCATTGATAAAATGGTGCGCTATGACTTCCGTCAGCGTTACCCTTCCGTCACAGCTGTTCTGGCTGATCTGAATAATTTAAGTCATTACAATTCGGGTATCATTACATTCCCTGCTGGGAAAGGGAACCTTGGGCAAAGGGGGAAAACCCCAGCGTCAAAATTGACCGATATGCCCACTCGGATGTTAAAGAAAACTAGCGGAGCAACGGGTCAGTCGGGCATGAGAAATTCTGCCCAATCGTTGACCGGAACCGGAGAAAATTCGGCAGCGACATCGCGCAAACATCCTCGAAATTCAGCCGTCAACAATCCCACATCAGAGACAAATCTTGATAACCAAGATGCTACGGCGCAATGGGATTATGCTCCAGACGCACCAACGCAGATTATCAAGGATGAATCGGAGGCGAGTCCCCGGAGAGCGGTTGCGTCCAAGTCCAATCCTTCTAAATCCTTCTCCCCAGCCAAAAAACCGATTCAGTCGAATTGGTTTAATCTGCTGAACGGGAAAAAAGCCAAATGGATAGCAGCCGTTGGCTTGCTGATTGTGGGAGTAGCGGTGACTCCTTTCTATGTGTATTGGCAACAGCGTCCGTTTTCTAATCAGGTTTCTTCTCCATCCACAGACACCGCCAACGATAGCGAGTCAACTGTCTCAGAGAATCAAAACACTGCAAAATCTACCCTATCTCCCAATGAACCTCAACCGATTTTACCCACCCACACTATCCTGACTCCCTCACCATTACCCCCGATTGATTTAGCGGGAGAATTAGAGGCAAAATCGTTTATTAATTCGGTGAATAAAAGCCAACAAATTTTCTATTTACAACATGAAAAATTTGCCTCTAGCTTCGAGGAGTTGGCAATTCCCTTGCAATCACAACCTGAATCTTACCAGTATCAGATCGTCTCCGCGAATCAACAGGAGGCGCTGGTTACGGCGCAAGCAAAAAAACCGGATTTAAGGAGTTATACCGGAGCAGTGTTTGTCACTGGAGAATCAACGAGTGATCAAATTTGTCAAACGAATCAACCGTCAAAAACGCCTCCGAGTCAACCTGAAGTGGTGGAGAATACGATTCAATGTCCGGCGGGTTCTTCGCCACCATCTGAAGCAAGTAATCAGTCATAA
- a CDS encoding RDD family protein: MRFFNRITLQTPESVELEFTLAGIGNRAYALLIDYIVWGLILIIFLIAWVFLSIQFIDVIEDLIGSDTQLELWLVSIQLLISFFIYVGYFVFFETLWQGQTPGKRYVKIRVIRDDGRPARLQQATLRALLRPVDDLFFMGVFFIALGKREKRIGDWVAGTVVIQEEQPLTAANVSVSESATTLANQLQTQADLSRLLPDDFAVIREYLQRRDGMTAEARTQLSRQLATQVKDIISLENVPQKVTANVFLEAVYLAYQQQSSSRYSG, encoded by the coding sequence ATGCGCTTTTTTAACCGAATTACGCTGCAAACGCCAGAAAGCGTTGAACTAGAGTTCACCCTCGCCGGAATCGGCAATCGAGCCTATGCCCTGTTAATTGACTATATTGTCTGGGGCTTAATTCTAATTATTTTCCTAATTGCGTGGGTATTTTTATCGATTCAATTTATTGATGTTATTGAAGATTTAATCGGCAGTGATACTCAGTTAGAGCTTTGGTTGGTTTCAATCCAACTCTTAATTTCATTTTTTATCTATGTCGGTTACTTTGTTTTCTTTGAAACCTTATGGCAAGGGCAAACGCCAGGAAAGCGCTATGTAAAAATTCGCGTCATTCGCGATGATGGCAGACCTGCGAGACTCCAGCAAGCGACGTTACGGGCTTTACTACGACCCGTTGATGATTTATTTTTTATGGGAGTATTTTTTATCGCTTTAGGCAAACGCGAAAAGCGAATTGGAGATTGGGTTGCTGGAACCGTAGTGATTCAGGAAGAACAACCCCTTACCGCCGCCAACGTTTCGGTATCGGAATCAGCCACAACTCTGGCAAATCAACTCCAGACTCAAGCTGATTTATCTCGCTTGTTACCCGATGATTTTGCTGTCATTCGAGAGTATTTGCAACGACGTGACGGGATGACAGCAGAAGCCCGCACCCAGTTAAGCCGACAATTGGCAACTCAGGTCAAAGATATCATTTCACTGGAAAATGTACCTCAAAAGGTGACGGCAAATGTCTTTCTTGAGGCGGTGTATCTGGCATATCAGCAGCAATCTTCTAGCCGTTACTCTGGATAA